One region of Monomorium pharaonis isolate MP-MQ-018 chromosome 11, ASM1337386v2, whole genome shotgun sequence genomic DNA includes:
- the LOC105837203 gene encoding protein fem-1 homolog CG6966, with protein sequence MDFKSVVYNAARDGKLKRLKVFLEHRGKDEVGQLVGAKTHGATPLVMACRNGHYDVAEYLIEKCGADVEQPGSVVFEGETIEGAPPLWCAAAAGHLNLVKLLVKRGAKVNSITKTNSTPLRAACFDGHYDIVKFLVQHGADIEMANRHGHTCLMIACYRGHVKIAKFLLALKADANRKSVKGNTALHDCAESGSLEILKILVEHGAQMDVDSYGMTPLLAAAVTGHTHIVEYLIGIPQLFSRKERIDALELLGATFVDKKRDMIGALQFWKRAMNERYRGDGPVISKPESPPLVAAYDFAREVIDPEALDDLLADPDEMRMQALVIRERILGPAHPDTSYYIRYRGAVYADAGKFRRCIELWNYALDMQQSMLEPLNPMTQSSLFSFTELFSFMVGEEGKQTTRGRRVPPAKREDLLRVFEKAVNEVAKGKQMLDKMGDLTCERDLTYLNRVLVITLHLACLLTRETGEKNSEEYNVLHKELYKLVRIKAKGRQGRDALQLVHSEDSALVGRYPTCKFPSSHLTKALLRVGADVTARDNDGNTALHLTALLHPWRPILSVDLLDAGAHLDAVNNDGKTFQMLLCNKELYDSICPLRYTTLTCLAARVVKKMRQTMNRVPAHLHAFVEMH encoded by the exons AACTAGTCGGTGCCAAAACCCATGGCGCAACACCCTTAGTCATGGCATGTCGAAACGGACATTACGACGTGGCGGAGTACCTCATCGAAAAATGTGGGGCAGACGTGGAACAGCCTGGATCAG TGGTCTTCGAGGGCGAGACGATTGAGGGTGCACCACCCCTATGGTGCGCGGCGGCTGCTGGTCACTTAAACCTAGTCAAGTTGTTAGTAAAACGAGGAGCCAAGGTAAACTCGATCACGAAAACGAATTCTACACCCCTCCGTGCTGCGTGCTTCGATGGCCATTACGAtatcgttaaatttttagtgCAACACGGTGcag ATATCGAGATGGCGAATCGACATGGGCACACATGCTTGATGATCGCGTGTTACCGAGGTCATGTTAAAATCGCCAAGTTCCTACTCGCCCTAAAAGCGGACGCAAATCGCAAGTCCGTGAAGGGCAATACGGCGTTACACGATTGTGCTGAGAGCGGATCTTTGGAGATATTGAAGATACTTGTCGAACACGGCGCCCAGATGGACGTGGACTCTTATGGAATGACGCCACTCCTCGCGGCAGCAGTAACAG GTCATACGCATATCGTCGAGTATCTCATAGGCATTCCGCAACTGTTCAGCAGGAAAGAACGTATCGATGCGTTGGAGTTGCTCGGAGCCACGTTTGTAGACAAAAAAAGGGACATGATTGGCGCTCTGCAGTTCTGGAAGCGTGCCATGAACGAACG ATATCGGGGAGACGGACCAGTGATATCAAAGCCCGAATCTCCGCCACTTGTAGCCGCTTATGATTTCGCTCGAGAAGTAATCGACCCCGAAGCTTTGGACGATCTGTTAGCAGATCCAGATGAAATGCGCATGCAAGCGCTGGTCATCAGAGAACGAATATTAGGGCCAGCTCATCCAGACACTAGTTATTACATTAGATATCGCGGAGCTGTCTATGCAGATGCGGGTAAATTCCGTCGCTGCATCGAACTATGGAATTACGCTCTCGACATGCAGCAGAGCATGCTAGAACCGCTAAATCCTATGACGCAAAGCTCTCTATTTAGTTTTACTGAACTCTTCAGTTTTATGGTAGGCGAAGAAGGTAAACAAACAACTCGGGGTCGCAGAGTACCACCAGCAAAAAGAGAAGATCTTTTGAGAGTTTTTGAGAAAGCT GTTAACGAGGTAGCGAAAGGAAAACAAATGTTGGATAAGATGGGCGATCTGACATGCGAGCGTGATTTAACGTATTTGAACAGAGTTCTCGTTATCACTTTACACTTGGCGTGCTTATTAACGCGTGAAACCGGAGAAAAGAATAGCGAGGAATACAACGTCTTACACAAAGAGCTCTACAAATTAGTCCGAATAAAAGCCAAAGGTAGACAG GGCCGCGACGCGCTGCAATTAGTTCACAGCGAAGACAGTGCACTGGTTGGTAGGTATCCCACATGTAAGTTTCCATCTTCTCATTTGACCAAGGCTCTGCTGAGAGTGGGCGCGGATGTAACTGCCAGGGATAATGACGGTAATACGGCTCTGCACCTTACTGCGCTGTTGCATCCTTGGCGACCGATCCTATCGGTCGACCTGCTCGATGCCGGTGCGCATCTAGACGCGGTAAACAACGACGGCAAGACGTTCCAGATGTTATTGTGCAATAAGGAGCTTTACGATTCGATTTGCCCATTGAGGTATACCACGCTCACGTGTCTGGCCGCGCGAGTAGTCAAAAAGATGAGACAGACAATGAACAGAGTACCCGCACATCTTCACGCCTTTGTCGAAATGCACTAA
- the LOC105837202 gene encoding myelin expression factor 2 isoform X1, translating to MMKTEDNQAQNNDDRDRSRERDRNRRSDRPNRINSASRDRSRERNDRVGRKASDRRIYVSNIPYDFRWQDLKDLFRTEVGKVAHVELFTDENDKPRGCGIVEFEDSDSVKIAVEKMHRYDIKGRKLVVKEDFDVERDKYGRLATGRNNDRNRDDRFRDPPRPQGGGRQNMSAPSGAGGGGGGGGGGGGGGGGGGGGGGGGGGGGGDNKFGNTYGLSTQFLESLGINGPLVTRVFVANLDYKVDEKKLLEVFKLAGKVLHVELGKDKDGKSRGFGVVEYDHPVESVQAISMLHNQQLYDRRMTVRLDRANEPDMPPKLPEGLKGIGMGLGAGGNRLLDVARNIPNVQANNPPVVNPISAPVLAAGAFGAGLNNVVPAQLASALSNTNAAALQASLAGAGLGANLTTSSLLNSSLTNELASNLNNFGGGVGGLSGLQASLAGQGNNTFTPRGLSKLDNDIGFGSNNAFGGSNFGGGGRDFDGGFNRGDGDRVSGGGGGGFSGNQGQSGGGNRQNSNGSRQMSDTILIGNLPPNTTWQMLRDKFQDAGEVKFAEMRGADMGMVRFASEWDAERAVTMMNRSRIDGRTIDVRLY from the exons ATGATGAAGACGGAAGA CAATCAGGCACAGAACAATGACGACAGAGACAGGAGCAGAGAACGCGACCGTAATCGAAGGTCAGATAGACCAAACCGCATAAACTCAGCTAGCCGTGACCGCAGCAGAGAAAGAAACGATCGCGTTGGCAGAAAGGCTTCCGATCGGCGGATTTATGTGTCAAACATTCCTTATGATTTTCGTTGGCAGGATTTAAAAGATCTATTCAGGACTGAGGTTGGTAAGGTGGCACATGTGGAGCTTTTCACAGATGAGAACGATAAGCCTAGAGGATGTGGGATAGTGGAGTTTGAAGATTCAGACTCTGTCAAGATAGCAGTGGAAAAGATGCACCGATATGACATCAAAGGGAGAAAGCTTGTTGTTAAAGAA GATTTTGATGTAGAGCGTGACAAATATGGTCGTTTAGCGACAGGCCGTAACAATGATAGAAATCGGGACGATAGATTCAGAGATCCTCCACGACCGCAAGGAGGTGGAAGACAAAATATGTCTGCACCTAGTGGCGCAggaggtggtggtggtggtggaggtggtggtggtggtggcggcggcggcggcggcggtggtggtggtggcggtggaGGTGGCGGTGGTGACAATAAATTTGGAAACACCTATGGTCTTAGTACACAATTTTTGGAATCTTTAGGTATCAATGGTCCTTTGGTCACTAGGGTCTTTGTTGCAAAT TTGGATTATAAAGTTGATGAGAAGAAGCTACTTGAAGTTTTCAAATTGGCTGGAAAAGTTTTACATGTTGAATTGGGAAAAGACAAGGATGGTAAATCCAGAGGTTTCGGAGTTGTGGAGTATGATCATCCAGTGGAATCAGTACAGGCCATTTCGATGCTTCATAATCAACAGTTGTACGATAGACGCATGACTGTTAGACTCGATAGAGCTAACGAACCTGACATGCCGCCTAAATTACCAGAAG GTTTGAAAGGAATTGGCATGGGACTTGGAGCCGGTGGTAACAGATTGTTGGATGTCGCTAGAAATATTCCCAATGTGCAAGCGAACAATCCACCAGTGGTGAATCCGATTTCGGCGCCGGTTTTAGCAGCGGGTGCTTTTGGCGCTGGTCTAAACAACGTTGTACCCGCGCAATTAG CATCGGCATTATCGAACACGAATGCAGCAGCCCTCCAAGCTAGTCTTGCTGGCGCTGGTTTAGGTGCCAATCTCACCACTAGTTCACTGCTCAATTCTTCACTGACGAATGAGTTAGCATCCAACTTGAATAACTTTGGCGGCGGTGTCGGTGGTTTGAGCGGTCTGCAGGCTTCCTTGGCCGGACAAGGGAACAATACATTTACACCGCGCGGATTATCTAAATTGGACAACGATATAGGATTCGGTAGTAACAATGCCTTTGGCGGTTCTAATTTCGGTGGTGGCGGTAGAGATTTTGACGGAGGGTTTAATAGAGGAGACGGCGATCGAGTAtccggtggcggcggcggtggatTTTCTGGGAATCAAGGCCAAAGTGGTGGCGGCAACCGACAAAATTCTAACGGTTCAAGACAGATGTCCGATACTATACTTATAGGCAAC TTACCTCCAAACACGACGTGGCAGATGTTGCGTGACAAATTCCAGGACGCTGGAGAGGTAAAATTTGCAGAAATGAGAGGTGCCGATATGGGCATGGTACGGTTCGCATCTGAATGGGATGCCGAGCGTGCTGTGA CTATGATGAATCGATCGCGTATTGACGGCAGAACGATTGATGTACGTCTGTACTAA
- the LOC105837202 gene encoding myelin expression factor 2 isoform X2 encodes MMKTEDNQAQNNDDRDRSRERDRNRRSDRPNRINSASRDRSRERNDRVGRKASDRRIYVSNIPYDFRWQDLKDLFRTEVGKVAHVELFTDENDKPRGCGIVEFEDSDSVKIAVEKMHRYDIKGRKLVVKEDFDVERDKYGRLATGRNNDRNRDDRFRDPPRPQGGGRQNMSAPSGAGGGGGGGGGGGGGGGGGGGGGGGGGGGGGDNKFGNTYGLSTQFLESLGINGPLVTRVFVANLDYKVDEKKLLEVFKLAGKVLHVELGKDKDGKSRGFGVVEYDHPVESVQAISMLHNQQLYDRRMTVRLDRANEPDMPPKLPEGLKGIGMGLGAGGNRLLDVARNIPNVQANNPPVVNPISAPVLAAGAFGAGLNNVVPAQLAALQASLAGAGLGANLTTSSLLNSSLTNELASNLNNFGGGVGGLSGLQASLAGQGNNTFTPRGLSKLDNDIGFGSNNAFGGSNFGGGGRDFDGGFNRGDGDRVSGGGGGGFSGNQGQSGGGNRQNSNGSRQMSDTILIGNLPPNTTWQMLRDKFQDAGEVKFAEMRGADMGMVRFASEWDAERAVTMMNRSRIDGRTIDVRLY; translated from the exons ATGATGAAGACGGAAGA CAATCAGGCACAGAACAATGACGACAGAGACAGGAGCAGAGAACGCGACCGTAATCGAAGGTCAGATAGACCAAACCGCATAAACTCAGCTAGCCGTGACCGCAGCAGAGAAAGAAACGATCGCGTTGGCAGAAAGGCTTCCGATCGGCGGATTTATGTGTCAAACATTCCTTATGATTTTCGTTGGCAGGATTTAAAAGATCTATTCAGGACTGAGGTTGGTAAGGTGGCACATGTGGAGCTTTTCACAGATGAGAACGATAAGCCTAGAGGATGTGGGATAGTGGAGTTTGAAGATTCAGACTCTGTCAAGATAGCAGTGGAAAAGATGCACCGATATGACATCAAAGGGAGAAAGCTTGTTGTTAAAGAA GATTTTGATGTAGAGCGTGACAAATATGGTCGTTTAGCGACAGGCCGTAACAATGATAGAAATCGGGACGATAGATTCAGAGATCCTCCACGACCGCAAGGAGGTGGAAGACAAAATATGTCTGCACCTAGTGGCGCAggaggtggtggtggtggtggaggtggtggtggtggtggcggcggcggcggcggcggtggtggtggtggcggtggaGGTGGCGGTGGTGACAATAAATTTGGAAACACCTATGGTCTTAGTACACAATTTTTGGAATCTTTAGGTATCAATGGTCCTTTGGTCACTAGGGTCTTTGTTGCAAAT TTGGATTATAAAGTTGATGAGAAGAAGCTACTTGAAGTTTTCAAATTGGCTGGAAAAGTTTTACATGTTGAATTGGGAAAAGACAAGGATGGTAAATCCAGAGGTTTCGGAGTTGTGGAGTATGATCATCCAGTGGAATCAGTACAGGCCATTTCGATGCTTCATAATCAACAGTTGTACGATAGACGCATGACTGTTAGACTCGATAGAGCTAACGAACCTGACATGCCGCCTAAATTACCAGAAG GTTTGAAAGGAATTGGCATGGGACTTGGAGCCGGTGGTAACAGATTGTTGGATGTCGCTAGAAATATTCCCAATGTGCAAGCGAACAATCCACCAGTGGTGAATCCGATTTCGGCGCCGGTTTTAGCAGCGGGTGCTTTTGGCGCTGGTCTAAACAACGTTGTACCCGCGCAATTAG CAGCCCTCCAAGCTAGTCTTGCTGGCGCTGGTTTAGGTGCCAATCTCACCACTAGTTCACTGCTCAATTCTTCACTGACGAATGAGTTAGCATCCAACTTGAATAACTTTGGCGGCGGTGTCGGTGGTTTGAGCGGTCTGCAGGCTTCCTTGGCCGGACAAGGGAACAATACATTTACACCGCGCGGATTATCTAAATTGGACAACGATATAGGATTCGGTAGTAACAATGCCTTTGGCGGTTCTAATTTCGGTGGTGGCGGTAGAGATTTTGACGGAGGGTTTAATAGAGGAGACGGCGATCGAGTAtccggtggcggcggcggtggatTTTCTGGGAATCAAGGCCAAAGTGGTGGCGGCAACCGACAAAATTCTAACGGTTCAAGACAGATGTCCGATACTATACTTATAGGCAAC TTACCTCCAAACACGACGTGGCAGATGTTGCGTGACAAATTCCAGGACGCTGGAGAGGTAAAATTTGCAGAAATGAGAGGTGCCGATATGGGCATGGTACGGTTCGCATCTGAATGGGATGCCGAGCGTGCTGTGA CTATGATGAATCGATCGCGTATTGACGGCAGAACGATTGATGTACGTCTGTACTAA
- the LOC105840984 gene encoding eukaryotic translation initiation factor 5A translates to MADIEDTHFETGDSGASVTYPMQCSALRKNGFVMLKSRPCKIVEMSTSKTGKHGHAKVHLVGIDIFTSKKYEDICPSTHNMDVPFVKREDYQLTDISDDGYLCLMADNGELREDLKIPDGDLGTQLRADFESGKELLCTVLKACGEEVVIAVKNNTSLDK, encoded by the exons ATGGCAGATATCGAGGATACTCATTTTGAGACTGGAGATTCAGGCGCCTCTGTAACATACCCTATGCAGTGTTCAGCACTGCGCAAAAATGGCTTTGTCATGTTAAAATCGCGCCCATGTAAGATTGTAGAAATGTCAACTTCTAAGACTGGCAAACATGGTCATGCCAAGGTTCACTTAGTAGGTATCGACATATTTACTTCCAAGAAATATGAGGATATCTGCCCTTCCACACATAACATGGATGTGCCGTTTGTTAAGCGGGAAGATTACCAG CTTACAGATATATCTGACGACGGCTATCTGTGTTTGATGGCTGATAATGGAGAACTGCGTGAAGATCTCAAGATACCTGATGGTGATTTGGGAACACAGCTGCGTGCTGATTTCGAGTCTGGAAAAGAGTTACTT tgcaccGTACTCAAGGCATGTGGTGAAGAGGTAGTAATCGCCGTCAAAAATAACACCTCCCTCGACAAATAA
- the LOC105840983 gene encoding F-actin-capping protein subunit beta isoform X1, translating into MTEQQMDCALDLMRRLPPQQIEKNLSDLIDLVPSLCEDLLSSVDQPLKIAKDKESGKDYLLCDYNRDGDSYRSPWSNTYDPPLEDGSMPSERLRKLEIDANHAFDQYRELYFEGGVSSVYLWDLDHGFAAVILIKKAGDGSKKIKGCWDSIHVVEVQEKSTGRTAHYKLTSTAMLWLQTNKHGSGTMNLGGSLTRQVEQDAQISETSPHIANIGRMVEDMENKIRNTLNEIYFGKTKDIVNGLRSVQSLADQRQQAALRQDLAAALQRRNANN; encoded by the exons ATG acAGAACAACAAATGGACTGTGCGCTAGACCTGATGCGGAGATTACCTCCgcaacaaattgaaaaaaatcttagCGACCTGATTGACTTGGTTCCTTCACTATGCGAGGATCTACTGTCCTCGGTAGATCAGCCGTTAAAGATTGCCAAGGATAAGGAATCTGGCAAGGACTACCTGTTGTGCGACTACAATAGAGATGGGGATTCATACAG GTCTCCTTGGAGCAACACTTACGATCCACCGTTAGAAGATGGCTCGATGCCTTCCGAGCGATTGAGGAAGCTGGAAATAGATGCCAATCATGCCTTTGATCAATATCGAGAGCTTTATTTCGAAGGTGGAGTTTCGTCGGTGTACTTATGGGACTTGGATCATGGCTTTGCAGCAGTAATTCTCATCAAGAAGGCTGGCGACGGTTCCAAGAAGATTAAAGGATGTTGGGATTCGATACATGTGGTGGAGGTACAGGAGAAATCTACTGGTCGTACTGCTCACTATAAACTCACATCAACAGCTATGCTGTGGTTGCAGACCAACAAACATGGTTCTGGTACAATGAACTTAGGTGGCAGTCTGACGCGTCag GTGGAACAAGATGCTCAGATCAGCGAAACGTCCCCTCATATTGCCAACATTGGCAGAATGGTGGAGGACATGGAGAACAAGATTCGTAATACATTAAACGAGATCTATTTCGGTAAAACGAAGGATATCGTCAATGGGTTGCGGTCGGTGCAATCTTTGGCTGATCAAAGACAGCAGGCTGCGCTCAGGCAAGATCTCGCAGCGGCGCTGCAGAGGCGAAACGCCAACAATTGA
- the LOC105840983 gene encoding F-actin-capping protein subunit beta isoform X2 — protein sequence MDCALDLMRRLPPQQIEKNLSDLIDLVPSLCEDLLSSVDQPLKIAKDKESGKDYLLCDYNRDGDSYRSPWSNTYDPPLEDGSMPSERLRKLEIDANHAFDQYRELYFEGGVSSVYLWDLDHGFAAVILIKKAGDGSKKIKGCWDSIHVVEVQEKSTGRTAHYKLTSTAMLWLQTNKHGSGTMNLGGSLTRQVEQDAQISETSPHIANIGRMVEDMENKIRNTLNEIYFGKTKDIVNGLRSVQSLADQRQQAALRQDLAAALQRRNANN from the exons ATGGACTGTGCGCTAGACCTGATGCGGAGATTACCTCCgcaacaaattgaaaaaaatcttagCGACCTGATTGACTTGGTTCCTTCACTATGCGAGGATCTACTGTCCTCGGTAGATCAGCCGTTAAAGATTGCCAAGGATAAGGAATCTGGCAAGGACTACCTGTTGTGCGACTACAATAGAGATGGGGATTCATACAG GTCTCCTTGGAGCAACACTTACGATCCACCGTTAGAAGATGGCTCGATGCCTTCCGAGCGATTGAGGAAGCTGGAAATAGATGCCAATCATGCCTTTGATCAATATCGAGAGCTTTATTTCGAAGGTGGAGTTTCGTCGGTGTACTTATGGGACTTGGATCATGGCTTTGCAGCAGTAATTCTCATCAAGAAGGCTGGCGACGGTTCCAAGAAGATTAAAGGATGTTGGGATTCGATACATGTGGTGGAGGTACAGGAGAAATCTACTGGTCGTACTGCTCACTATAAACTCACATCAACAGCTATGCTGTGGTTGCAGACCAACAAACATGGTTCTGGTACAATGAACTTAGGTGGCAGTCTGACGCGTCag GTGGAACAAGATGCTCAGATCAGCGAAACGTCCCCTCATATTGCCAACATTGGCAGAATGGTGGAGGACATGGAGAACAAGATTCGTAATACATTAAACGAGATCTATTTCGGTAAAACGAAGGATATCGTCAATGGGTTGCGGTCGGTGCAATCTTTGGCTGATCAAAGACAGCAGGCTGCGCTCAGGCAAGATCTCGCAGCGGCGCTGCAGAGGCGAAACGCCAACAATTGA